A genomic stretch from Deltaproteobacteria bacterium HGW-Deltaproteobacteria-18 includes:
- a CDS encoding 4Fe-4S ferredoxin, producing MGHIASKDIFRKLGHRLDQAPVRTPWTEVFGQLVEELYSRPEAELVARMPYRPSTLARISAMLGEPEDALRPMIEGLCAKGLVIDIWDGTRYQYMVSPIVIGFFEFTMMRTGPDLPRARWAELFQAYMFGDKEFLHANFGDGQATSVMRALPYEEALGEHVEILDYEKASALIEEHTEFSLGLCSCRHEKHHLGHAPCRTPMDTCTSMGTGAQFLIRNGFAKPIDRMQMRDILARSRDQGLTLSADNVRRDAGFICHCCGCCCNLLQGVRETGYTGILVTASVVAVVDEALCTGCGLCAKACPVNAVGVEKVSGQDGHKPKKLASMKEHCLGCGVCALKCPTGAITLQTRPQKVYHPEDSFERVMLQALERNTFQTFIFDNPESRTQEFMRALVGGFLKLPPVKRALLGEKLRSRFLSALRRMAG from the coding sequence ATGGGACACATCGCCAGCAAGGACATCTTCCGCAAACTCGGACACCGCCTCGACCAGGCCCCGGTGCGCACACCGTGGACAGAGGTTTTCGGCCAATTGGTCGAAGAGCTGTATTCCCGCCCCGAGGCCGAACTGGTCGCACGCATGCCCTACCGCCCCTCCACCCTGGCGCGCATCTCGGCCATGCTGGGCGAACCCGAAGACGCCCTGCGGCCCATGATCGAGGGACTCTGCGCCAAAGGTCTGGTCATCGATATCTGGGACGGTACGCGCTACCAGTACATGGTCAGCCCCATTGTCATCGGCTTCTTCGAATTCACCATGATGCGCACCGGCCCGGATCTGCCGCGCGCACGCTGGGCGGAACTTTTTCAGGCCTACATGTTTGGGGACAAGGAGTTCCTGCACGCCAATTTCGGGGACGGACAGGCCACCTCGGTCATGCGTGCACTGCCGTACGAGGAGGCGCTGGGTGAACATGTGGAGATCCTGGACTACGAGAAGGCCTCCGCGCTCATCGAGGAACACACGGAATTTTCACTGGGACTGTGTTCCTGCCGACATGAGAAGCACCATCTCGGACACGCGCCATGTCGCACGCCCATGGATACATGCACCTCAATGGGTACCGGCGCGCAATTCCTGATCCGCAACGGCTTCGCCAAACCCATCGACAGAATGCAGATGCGCGACATCCTGGCCCGCTCGCGCGACCAGGGCCTGACCCTGTCCGCCGACAACGTGCGCCGCGACGCCGGCTTCATCTGCCACTGCTGCGGCTGCTGCTGCAATCTGCTTCAGGGAGTTCGGGAGACCGGGTATACGGGCATCCTGGTCACGGCCAGCGTGGTAGCCGTGGTGGACGAAGCCCTGTGCACCGGCTGCGGCCTGTGCGCCAAGGCCTGTCCCGTAAACGCCGTGGGCGTGGAGAAGGTTTCCGGGCAGGACGGCCACAAGCCAAAGAAGCTGGCGAGCATGAAGGAGCATTGCCTGGGCTGCGGGGTATGCGCCCTGAAATGCCCCACAGGAGCGATCACGCTCCAGACCCGCCCGCAAAAAGTGTATCATCCCGAGGACAGCTTCGAGCGGGTCATGCTCCAGGCCCTGGAGCGAAACACCTTCCAGACCTTCATCTTCGACAACCCGGAGAGCCGCACCCAGGAGTTCATGCGCGCGCTCGTGGGAGGCTTCCTGAAGCTCCCGCCCGTGAAACGGGCCCTTCTGGGCGAAAAGCTGCGTTCACGGTTCCTGTCAGCCCTGCGCCGGATGGCGGGCTAG
- a CDS encoding 3'-5' exonuclease produces the protein MNPVTPKRLLALLGFVQGASSLPALDENNRLCRQLDQTRPLEDYVYTVLDTELTGLSARKEEIVSIGAVRVRGLAILPGESFSALVRPSIPLPKTSTLIHRITPEAISEAPPLADVLPGLIEFCKGTLIVGHHVGLDMSFLNRACKKNHGRPLANPCLDTMRMAMLWREKRTPSHYEQYNLNISYVLTDLAREFDLPRFTAHEALGDALQTAYLFIYLAKKIAGNRPLTLRELFRAGQSWRWYM, from the coding sequence ATGAACCCTGTCACGCCCAAAAGACTGCTCGCCCTGCTGGGGTTTGTTCAAGGGGCCTCAAGCCTGCCGGCGTTGGATGAAAACAACCGCCTGTGCCGGCAGCTGGACCAGACCCGCCCCTTGGAAGACTATGTCTACACGGTGCTGGACACGGAACTGACCGGCCTCTCCGCCCGCAAGGAGGAGATCGTCTCCATCGGAGCCGTGCGGGTCCGGGGACTGGCCATCCTGCCGGGAGAAAGTTTCAGCGCGCTGGTACGCCCCAGCATCCCGCTGCCCAAGACCAGCACCCTCATCCACCGCATCACCCCCGAGGCCATCTCCGAGGCCCCGCCTCTGGCCGATGTTCTCCCCGGGCTGATCGAATTCTGCAAGGGCACCCTCATCGTCGGCCACCACGTGGGCCTGGACATGAGCTTCTTGAACCGGGCCTGCAAAAAAAATCATGGCCGACCACTGGCCAACCCCTGCCTGGACACCATGCGCATGGCCATGCTGTGGCGTGAGAAGCGCACGCCCTCGCATTACGAGCAGTACAACCTGAACATATCCTATGTGCTGACCGACCTGGCCAGGGAGTTCGACCTGCCCCGCTTCACGGCCCACGAGGCCCTGGGCGACGCCCTTCAGACCGCCTATCTCTTCATCTATCTGGCCAAGAAAATCGCAGGCAACAGGCCTCTCACCCTGCGTGAACTGTTCCGTGCCGGGCAGAGCTGGCGCTGGTACATGTGA
- a CDS encoding histidine kinase, whose product MNAGIQPAGYDSIITFLESTLPFSELERQSLVRLARSCLVDFFPAGTRLLRRGITEVDGLYLVQKGAIRLFLEDEGILMDIRTEGASLGALSLFNGEKSAMDAETVEDTFIIKIPRDRFFEAVHLNPSIPRFYLKSFADTFLSKAFEEMRCKTQPAHEDHSLHLFSNPVGDLVSREPVSVPFGLSIQAAAKEMIRHNTGSLLFREPSGEICGIITDTDLRKAMALGLDLQAPAETIMTTPVECIDAGAVCFDALLTMMSKNIHHLVVKSSNRLQGVISSHDIMLLQGRSPMSVFREIASRTTIPGLYPLHDSITPVIRTLVQQGAKAGNITRMIAILNDQIMSKLLDLMLRELGPPPVKFCLLLMGSEGRREQTFATDQDNALVTENCGVDFLERAAETYFSAFTERMVGHLINCGFPRCPGDMMASNPQWRGSLDAWKNRVNNWTTTPEPERVLASSVFFDFRGVYGHKDLAENLRLHVTNACVGKDLFLRYLAAECLNSKPPLTFFKNFMVEKDGAHKNTLDIKTRGLLPFMDFARVMALYHGIRETSTLGRLEQLHQEGHLSRDLFHEAREAFEFLLHSRLMHQLEQMEQGVAPDNRLDPGTLSALEKRTLREAFNVITPLHGVLREVFRLNMV is encoded by the coding sequence ATGAACGCGGGAATTCAGCCTGCGGGGTACGACAGCATCATCACCTTTCTTGAGAGCACTCTGCCCTTTTCAGAACTGGAACGGCAGAGTCTTGTGCGTCTGGCCCGCAGCTGTCTGGTCGACTTCTTTCCGGCCGGAACACGCTTGCTGCGCCGGGGAATCACAGAGGTCGACGGCCTCTATCTGGTGCAGAAAGGAGCCATCCGCCTTTTTCTGGAAGACGAGGGGATTCTCATGGACATCCGCACCGAAGGGGCATCCCTTGGCGCGCTGTCGCTTTTCAACGGCGAAAAATCAGCCATGGATGCCGAAACGGTCGAAGACACCTTCATCATCAAAATTCCCCGCGACCGCTTTTTCGAAGCCGTGCATCTCAACCCGTCCATCCCCCGATTCTACCTCAAATCCTTCGCTGACACGTTCCTCTCCAAGGCCTTCGAGGAAATGCGTTGCAAGACCCAGCCGGCTCACGAGGACCACAGCCTGCATCTCTTCAGCAACCCCGTGGGAGATCTCGTCTCCCGGGAACCGGTCAGCGTACCCTTTGGACTGAGCATCCAGGCGGCAGCCAAGGAGATGATCCGCCACAACACGGGCTCACTCCTGTTCCGCGAACCCTCGGGAGAGATCTGCGGCATCATCACGGACACGGACCTGCGCAAGGCCATGGCCCTCGGCCTTGACCTGCAGGCCCCGGCCGAAACCATCATGACCACGCCGGTGGAGTGCATCGATGCGGGAGCGGTATGTTTCGACGCCCTTCTGACCATGATGTCCAAGAACATTCACCACCTCGTGGTCAAGTCCAGCAACAGGCTGCAGGGCGTCATCAGTTCCCACGACATCATGCTCCTGCAGGGCCGCTCGCCCATGTCCGTGTTCCGGGAGATCGCCTCCCGCACCACCATTCCCGGACTCTATCCGCTGCACGACAGCATCACCCCGGTCATCCGCACCCTGGTCCAGCAGGGTGCCAAGGCAGGCAACATCACGCGCATGATCGCCATCCTGAACGACCAGATCATGTCCAAACTCCTTGATCTCATGCTGCGGGAACTGGGCCCCCCTCCGGTCAAGTTCTGCCTGCTCCTCATGGGCAGCGAGGGCCGCCGGGAACAGACCTTCGCCACGGACCAGGACAACGCGCTTGTTACTGAAAACTGCGGAGTGGATTTTCTGGAACGCGCGGCCGAGACGTATTTTTCGGCCTTCACGGAACGCATGGTCGGGCATCTCATAAACTGCGGCTTTCCGCGCTGCCCCGGAGACATGATGGCCTCGAACCCACAGTGGCGTGGCTCCCTCGACGCCTGGAAAAACCGGGTCAACAACTGGACCACCACGCCGGAGCCCGAGCGCGTCCTGGCCAGCTCCGTTTTTTTCGACTTCAGGGGCGTATACGGTCACAAGGATCTGGCCGAAAACCTGCGCCTGCACGTCACCAACGCCTGCGTCGGCAAGGACCTTTTTCTGCGCTATCTGGCTGCGGAGTGTCTGAATTCCAAACCGCCGCTGACATTCTTCAAGAATTTCATGGTCGAAAAGGACGGAGCCCACAAGAACACCCTGGACATAAAAACCAGAGGCCTGCTGCCCTTCATGGATTTTGCGCGGGTCATGGCCCTTTATCACGGAATCCGGGAAACGAGCACTCTTGGAAGACTTGAACAGCTGCATCAGGAGGGGCATCTGTCGCGCGACCTGTTCCACGAAGCGCGGGAGGCTTTCGAATTCCTGCTGCATTCCCGACTCATGCATCAGCTCGAACAGATGGAGCAGGGCGTGGCCCCGGACAACCGGCTGGATCCTGGAACCCTTTCGGCCCTGGAAAAAAGAACCCTGCGCGAAGCCTTCAATGTGATCACCCCCCTGCACGGGGTGTTGCGCGAAGTCTTCCGGCTGAACATGGTGTGA
- a CDS encoding cation acetate symporter codes for MSLQIWTYLIVGATFALYIGIAWTSRVKDTKGFYVAGGGVPPLANGMATAADWMSAASFISMAGMISFMGYAGCMYLMGWTGGYVLLALLLAPYLRKFGKFTVPDFVGDRYYSSAARLVALICAIFVSLTYVAGQMRGVGIVFSRFLEVDVNTGVMIGMVLVFLYAAIGGMKGITWTQVAQYCVLITAFLIPAIAISLKLTGNPIPQVGFGSTILGGADSGKYLLETLNQIGRDLGFAEYTSAFGVGTKPMIDVFAITMCLMVGTAGLPHVIIRFYTVPSVRAARLSAFYAILFIAILYTTAPALGAFSRYTLTNALSETPYSSVPAWFGNWEKTGLLAWVDKNNDGIITYRAGAAFAGKPAYSGETGAHGQRLVTNTPLDNANELYIDNDIMVLATPEISQLPPWVIALVAAGGLAAALSTAAGLLLVIASSISHDLYYRILDRGASEKMRLLVGRVMIGVGVIIAGYFGINPPGFVAQVVALAFGLASSSFFPIIVLGIFWKRASKEGAICGMISGIGFTMLYIVQTKFLGVSPWFFGISPEGIGTVGMVINFAVTFGVSMITKAPPAAVQEMVESVRIPRGAGAAIDH; via the coding sequence ATGTCACTGCAAATCTGGACTTATCTCATAGTGGGCGCAACCTTCGCCCTCTACATAGGCATCGCCTGGACTTCCCGCGTCAAGGACACCAAGGGCTTTTACGTCGCCGGAGGCGGAGTTCCGCCCCTGGCCAACGGCATGGCCACGGCCGCAGACTGGATGAGCGCGGCCTCTTTCATTTCCATGGCCGGCATGATCTCATTCATGGGCTACGCGGGTTGTATGTATCTGATGGGCTGGACCGGCGGCTACGTTCTCCTGGCCCTGCTCCTGGCCCCGTATCTGCGAAAGTTCGGCAAGTTCACGGTCCCGGATTTTGTCGGTGATCGTTATTATTCCTCGGCGGCCAGGCTCGTGGCCCTGATCTGCGCCATCTTCGTCTCCCTGACATACGTGGCCGGGCAGATGCGTGGCGTCGGCATCGTTTTCAGCCGCTTTCTGGAAGTCGACGTAAACACCGGCGTCATGATCGGCATGGTCCTGGTTTTCCTGTACGCTGCCATCGGCGGCATGAAAGGAATCACCTGGACCCAAGTCGCCCAGTATTGCGTCCTCATCACGGCTTTCCTCATCCCGGCCATCGCCATTTCACTCAAGCTGACCGGCAATCCCATTCCGCAGGTGGGATTCGGAAGCACCATCCTCGGGGGAGCGGATTCGGGCAAGTACCTGCTCGAAACCCTGAACCAGATTGGCAGGGATCTGGGCTTCGCCGAGTACACCAGTGCCTTTGGCGTGGGCACCAAACCCATGATCGATGTCTTCGCCATCACCATGTGCCTCATGGTCGGCACGGCCGGCCTGCCCCACGTCATCATCCGATTCTACACCGTGCCCAGCGTGCGGGCCGCGCGCCTCTCAGCCTTCTACGCCATCCTTTTCATCGCCATCCTGTATACCACGGCTCCGGCCCTGGGTGCGTTCTCCCGCTATACCCTGACCAATGCCCTGAGCGAGACACCCTACTCCTCCGTACCTGCCTGGTTCGGCAACTGGGAGAAGACCGGACTTCTGGCATGGGTGGACAAGAACAACGACGGCATCATAACCTACCGCGCCGGGGCAGCCTTCGCTGGCAAACCAGCATACAGCGGAGAAACCGGTGCACACGGCCAGCGACTGGTCACGAACACGCCTCTCGACAACGCCAACGAACTTTACATAGACAATGACATCATGGTCCTGGCCACCCCCGAAATCTCGCAGCTTCCGCCCTGGGTCATCGCCCTGGTCGCGGCCGGCGGCCTGGCCGCGGCACTGTCCACGGCGGCCGGGCTCCTGCTGGTCATCGCCTCGTCCATCTCCCACGACCTCTACTACCGCATCCTCGACCGTGGCGCCTCGGAAAAGATGCGACTGCTGGTGGGCCGGGTCATGATCGGCGTTGGCGTCATCATCGCGGGATACTTCGGCATCAATCCTCCGGGCTTTGTCGCCCAAGTGGTGGCGCTGGCCTTCGGACTGGCATCGTCGTCCTTCTTCCCCATCATCGTGCTCGGCATCTTCTGGAAGCGCGCGTCCAAGGAAGGAGCAATCTGCGGCATGATCAGCGGCATCGGCTTCACCATGCTCTACATCGTGCAGACCAAGTTTTTGGGCGTGTCTCCCTGGTTTTTCGGCATCAGCCCTGAAGGCATCGGAACCGTGGGCATGGTCATCAACTTCGCGGTCACATTCGGAGTCTCCATGATCACCAAGGCTCCGCCGGCCGCCGTACAGGAGATGGTTGAAAGCGTACGCATCCCTCGCGGAGCGGGCGCGGCCATCGACCACTAA
- a CDS encoding DUF4212 domain-containing protein, protein MEMSMQSYWKRNKTYMLILLAIWATVSYGFGIFFVEQLNTISLGGFPLGFWFAQQGSIYVFVLIILAYFLLMDRLDKKYDVHE, encoded by the coding sequence ATGGAAATGTCAATGCAGAGTTACTGGAAAAGAAACAAAACGTACATGCTCATCCTTTTAGCTATCTGGGCAACGGTATCTTACGGATTCGGTATTTTTTTCGTCGAACAGCTCAACACCATTTCACTGGGCGGATTTCCTCTAGGTTTCTGGTTTGCGCAGCAAGGCTCCATCTATGTTTTCGTACTCATTATTCTTGCCTATTTCCTGCTCATGGACCGGCTGGATAAGAAATACGACGTGCACGAATAG
- a CDS encoding chemotaxis protein, whose protein sequence is MKNVKLSIKLIGGFVITVLITLAMGMQDRAGLNMLEGQINSLAEVEMTAVQDVMAVGTLQQMVRSNLNMLLAQTMSSEERQDVHLQLKTLQAQMRDRLETLKTRPGLGEDVLAEVESMESALGSWIESTEKIISLSNELVLMDVTEPDALASVLISQSSWYYELMDKVARLMLFETPFPGGENAEESPLGQWLQTFTSKNKDITGRIDRFKPVHLSLHASIAEIKELVAAGDMDGAREAYQRKARLSASNLFGIYFELMNISSQAQQKFQTMISLSETKEAVARGEVQKNLDRLMTMVNGSAAAQVQAARDTAASVKLRSAIMAGAGAVLGLLIGIVLTRAITVPLFKGVELARAMADGDLSRTMDVRQNDEIGTLANALNEMVLNLRRMMGEVAGEVASVTSSSVSLAGIAEQVTDGATLSVQRSRQVATSAEVMSDNQNSVAVAMEQAAINVTTVATAAEEMSATISEIAANSGKAKNITDQAVRQAGEASTRVHELGAAASEISKVTESITAISSQTNLLALNATIEAARAGEAGRGFAVVANEIKELAQQTALATEEIRAKIQGIQRATDVTVTEIANIAKVIADVDSIVATIAVAVEEQSVTTRDIAANVGQASRGIDEVNGNVARGSSVSREIAADISDVSAQAGEILVSSEQVRLSAAGLSETAVKLKDLISRFRLEA, encoded by the coding sequence ATGAAGAATGTGAAATTGAGCATCAAGCTGATTGGCGGGTTTGTTATAACGGTCCTGATCACTCTTGCGATGGGAATGCAGGACAGAGCGGGGCTGAACATGCTCGAAGGCCAGATCAACTCGCTGGCGGAAGTCGAAATGACTGCCGTGCAGGATGTCATGGCCGTAGGTACGCTGCAGCAAATGGTGCGCAGCAATCTGAACATGCTCCTTGCGCAGACCATGAGCAGCGAAGAGCGGCAGGATGTCCATCTCCAGTTAAAAACGCTACAGGCGCAGATGCGGGACAGGCTTGAAACGCTCAAGACGCGTCCGGGCCTTGGCGAAGATGTTCTCGCAGAAGTCGAGAGCATGGAAAGCGCTCTGGGCTCATGGATCGAGTCGACGGAGAAAATAATTTCGCTTTCAAATGAACTGGTTCTCATGGACGTCACCGAACCGGATGCTCTCGCGTCTGTCCTCATCTCGCAGTCTTCCTGGTACTATGAACTCATGGACAAGGTCGCCCGGCTGATGCTCTTTGAAACGCCGTTCCCGGGCGGCGAGAACGCGGAGGAATCCCCCCTCGGGCAGTGGCTGCAAACCTTCACCTCCAAGAACAAGGATATCACCGGCCGCATCGATCGCTTCAAGCCCGTGCACCTGTCCTTGCATGCGTCCATAGCGGAGATCAAGGAACTGGTCGCAGCCGGCGACATGGACGGCGCACGGGAGGCTTACCAGCGCAAGGCCCGACTGAGCGCGAGCAATCTCTTCGGCATTTACTTCGAACTCATGAATATCAGCTCCCAGGCTCAGCAGAAATTTCAGACCATGATCAGCCTGTCGGAGACGAAGGAGGCGGTCGCCCGTGGGGAAGTGCAGAAGAATCTGGATCGGTTGATGACGATGGTGAACGGTAGCGCCGCCGCCCAGGTCCAGGCTGCGCGGGATACCGCGGCCTCCGTCAAGCTTCGTTCGGCCATTATGGCCGGTGCGGGCGCGGTGCTGGGGCTTTTGATTGGGATTGTCCTGACCAGGGCCATTACGGTTCCCCTCTTCAAAGGTGTGGAACTGGCGCGCGCCATGGCGGACGGAGACCTGAGCCGGACCATGGACGTGCGGCAGAATGACGAAATCGGAACGCTGGCCAACGCCTTGAACGAGATGGTGCTCAATCTGCGGCGGATGATGGGGGAGGTTGCCGGAGAAGTGGCGTCCGTGACCTCCTCGTCGGTTTCACTGGCTGGAATCGCAGAGCAGGTCACGGACGGTGCGACGCTCTCGGTGCAGCGTTCCCGCCAGGTTGCCACCTCGGCCGAGGTGATGAGCGATAATCAGAATTCCGTGGCGGTGGCCATGGAGCAAGCTGCAATCAATGTGACTACCGTCGCCACGGCCGCCGAGGAGATGAGCGCGACCATCTCCGAGATCGCGGCGAACTCGGGCAAGGCCAAGAATATCACGGACCAAGCAGTGCGCCAGGCCGGCGAGGCTTCGACCCGGGTCCACGAACTGGGCGCGGCGGCCTCCGAGATCAGCAAGGTCACTGAATCCATCACGGCCATTTCATCCCAGACCAATCTGCTGGCGCTGAACGCGACAATCGAGGCTGCCCGGGCTGGAGAAGCGGGCCGGGGGTTCGCCGTTGTGGCCAATGAGATCAAGGAACTGGCCCAGCAAACCGCCCTGGCCACGGAGGAGATTCGAGCCAAGATTCAGGGCATCCAGCGGGCCACCGATGTGACCGTCACGGAAATCGCCAACATTGCCAAGGTCATCGCCGATGTGGATTCGATCGTCGCCACCATTGCCGTGGCCGTGGAGGAGCAATCGGTGACGACCCGTGACATCGCGGCCAATGTAGGCCAGGCGTCCAGGGGCATTGACGAAGTGAACGGAAACGTGGCCCGGGGCTCGTCCGTGTCCAGGGAGATAGCCGCAGACATTTCGGATGTCTCGGCGCAAGCCGGGGAAATTCTCGTTTCGAGCGAGCAGGTCAGGCTGAGCGCCGCGGGACTGTCGGAAACGGCCGTAAAACTCAAGGACCTCATCTCCAGGTTCAGACTGGAAGCCTGA